Within the Candidatus Micrarchaeia archaeon genome, the region ACGTCACTTCATGCCCAATAGTGATAGAATCATCCAACTGCCATTCTGTCCTCGGATGCGTGTTCATGAAGAACTCAGCCTATTCTGTATGGTCCAACGGCTCGGACCACGTTTTCGGCTCTGCATTCCTGATGAATTCCATGTTCAGCATCAAGTGCTACTCCTCCTACGGGCTGAATAGCTGCTTCGAGGTCGACACCAGCTCGGACAGCACCCGCTCCTATTTCTGCCACAACATAGAGAACGTGCACGAGTCCATGTTCTGCTTCAACGCAAAGAATCTGAACTACGCGGTTTGGAACCAGCAGGTTGGAAGGGAAGCTTATTTGAAGCTGAAGGGGATGCTGCAATCCTGGCTCCTGGAAAAGCTGGAGAAGGAAAAGAAAATTGACTTGGACGTATTCTCCATTGGTTCAGAGATTATTTGAGCACATATCCGCTCCCGTTGGTTTCCAGCACAATAGTCCCGTTCAAGTCCGTCCTGAGAATCTCAGCGCCCGCATTCCTCAATCGCTCCAGCGTCTCATTCGCAGGGTGCCCGTAACTGTTCGCGCCGGTTTCAATCACAGCAAGTTGCGGCGTGACCTTTTGCAAAAACCCCTCAGAACTCCCGTATTTGCTCCCGTGGTGCGCAACCTTGAGCACGTCCGCGTCAATATCCTCCTTCAGCAAATCCGTCTCGCAGCCCAAGTCGCAGTCCGCGCCCATAAGAAGCGTGAAGTTTCCGTCGTACAGCATGAACACGATGGAATTCTGGTTCGGCTCGGAGGAGCCGATGTTCGCGTGCAAAACCCGTATTCTAGCCTTGTCCAAATAATATTCATCATATTTTTTCGCAACTATGCGCGTGGAATTCGCGCTGAGCGCAACAGTCTCATTGTAAGAAGCCGTGCTCCTCGTTTGCCCGTCCATGATTACGTTCTTCACGCGCAAATTCCCCAGCACTTCCGGGCATCCTCCCATATGGTCCGAGTCAGTGTGCGTAATAACTAAATAATCCAGCGAGTACACGCCCGTATCCATGATGTAATTGCTCACCGCATCCCCCTGCCCCTTCTCCCCGCAGTCCGTGAGCATCGTGCGATTCCCGGATTTGAAAAATATGGCATCCCCCTTCCCCACGTCCAGGAAATGCACCTCGAGTTCAGAGCCTGGAAGAAGCGGGACCGGTTTGGGATTTCCCAGCACGAAAATAAGGGCAAATGCAATGCAAACAACAGCCCCAAGCAGCCAGAAAATTTTCTTTTTTCCCAATATTCACACCCTTCCCAAAAACCGCAGCACGTAATATGCGCTTCCTATGAGGAACGCGATTCCGATGATGTTGTTGGCCCCTGCTCCAATCGCGTGCTCCAAATAGCTGTTCCTCTTTTTCCCTGCCGCGAAAGCCCCCAAGTGTGAAATGAATAATATGGGCAATGCGCTCCCGAACCCATAAGCGAGCGGGATGAACACGAAATCCCCGGTTCCAGCAGTGAGCGGAAGAATCCCTCCTAAAAAGAGCGAGGCGCTCACAGGGCAGAAGAAGAACGCGAGCCCGATTCCAAGCAGGAACGCCCCCCACATTCCTTTTTTCGCAAGCCCCTCAAACATGTCTGTTTTGAGGAAAGACGGGGCGAAGCTCATTTTTCCCAGGAGCACCAGCCCGGCGAATCCGAGCACCAGCGCGAGAAATAGTTCCGAGTACTGCTGGAGCGGAACGAAAAGCACGTACGCTTCCGCACCCAGGAAGCCCGCGATTCCGGCCGCGAACACGTACGCAATCCCCCTTCCGAGCGCGTACGCCCAGGAGCCGCCCTTCGCGTTATCCGCACCCTTCCTGCTTATGAAGGCGAGCGCCGCGAGGTTCGCCCCGAGCGGGCATATGCTTATCGAGCTCAGCAAACCGATTGCAAAAGCCGCGAGCAGCGGAATCCCAGAATTTCCAAAACCAGCGAGCAGCGAATACATGCCCTAACCCCATGTCCCTTCTATTTCACCCTTGAGGTAGTTCTCGAACCCCTGGGCGTCGTTCGCGTAGCCCCACGCCGAGCCGAGCTCCCTCCCTGTTTCCCCGTCCGGGTTCCTCACGATGATGTAAAGCGACTGGTAGTACGGATTGTAGCGCTTCGCGAATTCGTTGTTTGGGTCTGTATCCAGGTTCACGTCCCTGTATGAAATCTTTCCGCTGGCCAGCTCCGAAGGGTAATGCTTGCTGAGCGTATTCTGGGTGTAGACCCCGATGTTCACGCACTCCGCGCACTCGTAATTCCTGTGGAACTTCACCAATACAATATCAGTCTGGAACTTGGTGTATTTGAAAGGAGTGCCTGTATTGTTTTGCACCAATGTGCTGTTGTTCGCGTGCTGCGGCGCGTCGCTCAAGCAGCCCATAACCAGAATCCCGACCATCGCAAGCGCAAGCAGCCTCATAATTTCGCACCCCTGAGAGGATATTGAGCGAGAACGCTGTATTTCGGTCCGGATGACGTAAGCGCACTGGCCATGAGGCGGAATTTCTGCGCGTTAAAAAATCCGAACCTGAAATCCCGGTAATCGTTGAAGATTCCCTTCAGCGGCGCCTTGCCCGTCACCCTTGCAATCGTGAGGTGGCCCGTGAATTCCTCCTTCGGGAATTCATCCAGCGCATCCTCCACTTTTTTGGCAAGCCCCTTAAGTCCCGCGCCTTTGCACCCGGCCCACACGGTTTTCACGTATTCCTCGCTCGGGAAGGCCCCCAGGCCCTTCACCCTTATCTCGAAATCTTCGTGCTCTATGGCCCCGAGCCTCTGCTCTATGGACGGGATTTTCTTCGCGCTCACTTCGCCCAGGAACTTGAGCGTCACGTGGATGTTTTCCGGGGCCACCAGCCGCACCCCTTCCAGCGGAAGCTCCTTCTGCGTCATCGCAAGCTTCTTCTTTATCCACGGCGGGGAGTCCACGGCAACGAAAATCCTCATGCAGTTTCTTCGCGCCCACCTGTTTTAAAGATATTCTCCTGCCCTCACATTATTTTTATTAAGCTTGGGTTCCCCAGTATGCTTATGATTATTGCGGTGTGCGGCTTTCGCGGTTCCGGGAAATCCCTTTTCGGCTCAATTGCAAAAAGGATGAATCTTCCGGTTTTCGAGATGAGCGAACCGATGCTGGGCCTTATGCGCGAACTCGGAATGGAGACCACCAACGAGAGCGTGCGAAACTTCGCCACGGATTTCAGGGAAAAAGGCGGCCCGGACGCGGTTGCGAAGCTAATATTCCCCACTCTCCGCGCCGCGCTTCGAGAAAAAAAGGCGGTGGTCGTGATAGGCATACGCAGCATGAGCGAGCTTGATTCGTTCCGGACTGTTTCGCCCACGGTTTCAGTTGCGATAGTCTCGAACGAGCAGGCGCGCTTCGCGCGCATAGCAAAAAGAGGGAAGAAAACCGACCCGAAATCCCTGGATGATTTCAGATGGGCCGATTCTGTGGAGGAGAAGTGGGGGCTGAAAAAGCTGCTCGAACTCTGCGAAGTGAAAATCGAGAACAACGAGGGGGAGATAATTTTCAGGGAAAAAGCGAAAGCGTTTCTTGAGAAATACAGATAAGCGTGGGCTCATGGACATAAACGAAGCCTGGAAGAGCACGTGCAAAATCATCTTTGGTGAAGAGATAGGCGACCTAGAACGCTACCGTAATTACCTCACCCTCCACATCGAAACCGTAAGCCACGGGAGCTCCGTCCTCTCCGGAAAACCCGTTACCCTATCGGGCAATGAGATCTGCGCGTCCGCGAAATTCATAAGCAACGACGAACTGGTTAAATATAAATCCAGGACAGAATCAACCGTCTTGGACATAAACGACACGAAGGACATGGATTCCCTGCTCGGCGCCCTAGCGGAAAAATTCTATTATGCGGGCAACATCGTTCTCGGGAATTCCCATGAAGTTCACAATTCCAACCGGTGCATTGATGCCACGGAGGTGTACGAATCAAGGGACGTGTACGAAGGAAGCAGGTACATCGCGTTCTCGGACAACATACGGAAATGCGGGCATTGCTTCGGCGTTACCCTCACTGGCGAGTCGCAGTTCATGATAAAGGCATACGGCAGCCTGAAGAATACACGCTGCATGGAGGTCCTGCGCACGCACAACTCATCGGACTGCTATTATGCCGCGAATCTCCAGGGCTGCAGCAACTGCATGTTCTCGTTCAATCTGCGCAACAAATCCTACGCAATCGGCAATCTCGAACTGCCAAAAGAGAAGTACTCGGAGCTGAAGCGAAAACTGCTCCAGGAGATTAAGGAAACGCTGAAGAGCAAAAAATCGGTGCCCAGTGTCGTATCCATAATAAAAGAAGGGCAAAGCAAGCCAGCCGACAGAAAATCTGCGCACGTAAATGAAACCACCGCGGTCCCTGCAGAGGTTGAAAGCGCTTTTGCAACCGTCACTAGATTGCTGCTCGGAAAAAAACTTGGTCCGCTTCAGGCCTATAAGAAATGGCTGACAAAATACGGCCCCACAGTGGTCAAATCAGTTTCTCCAACAAGCGGAAAGACGGTATACGTTGCGCCCCTGCCCGCGTTCCTGGAAATCAAGGGCAATTCAGTCACCCTTGAGGAATCGCTGGAATTGGGGAAGCAGCACGTTTCGGAAGCCGAACTTAAGGAATTGAACCTCTCGAATGCCGCACGGCTCCTGAAGGACATAAAGCACACGACTTCCGAGGTTGTAACGGGCAATTGCGCCGACATTTCCCAATGCGCCAATTACGGGCTGAATTCAGCGCACGCCTTTGCCAGCTCCTTCGTCTTCGCAATGAAGTACGTTGCGTACTCCTACAGGCCGAGAAATTCCGAATATGTCTTCGGAGGTTCAGATGTTTTTTACTCCAATTGCTGCCTGAACTGCCACCATTCCACCAATCTCATCCGTTGTTTCGAGGTGAGCGATTCCAACAACTGCTCCGACTGCTACTTCTGCCACAATTCCGAAGGGCTTTCCAACTGCATATTCTGCTTCAATGCAAAAAGTTTGCGGTACGCCATAGGGAACAAGGAAGTGGGGCGTGAACAGTACACGAAGGTAAAGAAGCTAGTTCTGGATGAAATGATTAAGACGCTGGAGCGCGATAAAACCCTTGATTATGATATCTACAATATAGGATGCTACAAGCCGAAAAAGCGCCCTGCAAATGCGCAACCT harbors:
- a CDS encoding nitrophenyl compound nitroreductase subunit ArsF family protein, giving the protein MRLLALAMVGILVMGCLSDAPQHANNSTLVQNNTGTPFKYTKFQTDIVLVKFHRNYECAECVNIGVYTQNTLSKHYPSELASGKISYRDVNLDTDPNNEFAKRYNPYYQSLYIIVRNPDGETGRELGSAWGYANDAQGFENYLKGEIEGTWG
- a CDS encoding ComEC/Rec2 family competence protein, producing the protein MGKKKIFWLLGAVVCIAFALIFVLGNPKPVPLLPGSELEVHFLDVGKGDAIFFKSGNRTMLTDCGEKGQGDAVSNYIMDTGVYSLDYLVITHTDSDHMGGCPEVLGNLRVKNVIMDGQTRSTASYNETVALSANSTRIVAKKYDEYYLDKARIRVLHANIGSSEPNQNSIVFMLYDGNFTLLMGADCDLGCETDLLKEDIDADVLKVAHHGSKYGSSEGFLQKVTPQLAVIETGANSYGHPANETLERLRNAGAEILRTDLNGTIVLETNGSGYVLK
- the thpR gene encoding RNA 2',3'-cyclic phosphodiesterase encodes the protein MRIFVAVDSPPWIKKKLAMTQKELPLEGVRLVAPENIHVTLKFLGEVSAKKIPSIEQRLGAIEHEDFEIRVKGLGAFPSEEYVKTVWAGCKGAGLKGLAKKVEDALDEFPKEEFTGHLTIARVTGKAPLKGIFNDYRDFRFGFFNAQKFRLMASALTSSGPKYSVLAQYPLRGAKL